The Panicum hallii strain FIL2 chromosome 9, PHallii_v3.1, whole genome shotgun sequence genome has a window encoding:
- the LOC112872725 gene encoding 3-ketoacyl-CoA synthase 1-like: MEAAPSTAAVMERERLTAELDVVAEAAAEPSSFVVKIRRRLPDFARSVNLKYVRLGLRSGGIPALSSWVPLALAPPLLAAAAHSLVGVDRLYSLDLLTCVAWLSAAVLLLTVYFLKRPRPVYLMDFACYRPGDEHSISKEGFLEMTESTGCFNAEALEFQTKITKRSGFSDRTYLPPGIQARPPRLSMAEARAEAEVVMFGCLDALFASTGIDPRRDVRVLVVNCSLFNPTPSLASMVVHRYKMREDIKSFNLGGMGCSAGLIAVDLARDMLQANPGCYALVVSTENITLNWYFGNNRSMLLSNCIFRMGGAAALLSNSRADAGRAKYRLLHTVRTHKGAAEESYGCVYQREDGTGRVGVSLARELMAVAGDALKTNITTLGPLVLPLSEQLKFLKSLVLRRVLRSRGVRPYIPDFRRAFEHFCVHAGGRAVLEEVQRSLGLRDADMEPSRCTLHRFGNTSSSSLWYELAYAEAKGRVRRGHRVWQIGFGSGFKCNSAVWRALRDVAPVSADGTGGSSNCNPWVDSIQSYPPKAYI, translated from the coding sequence ATGGAGGCCGCGCCGTCAACGGCCGCGGTCATGGAGCGCGAGCGCCTCACGGCCGAGCTAGACGTCGTCGCCGAGGCCGCGGCGGAGCCCAGCAGCTTCGTCGTCAAGATCCGCCGCCGGCTGCCGGACTTCGCGCGCAGCGTCAACCTCAAGTACGTCCGCCTCGGCCTGCGCTCCGGCGGCATCCCCGCGCTCTCGTCCTGGGTCCCGCTCgcgctcgcgccgccgctcctcgccgcggcggcgcactCGCTCGTCGGCGTGGATAGGCTGTACTCGCTCGACCTGCTCACCTGCGTCGCGTGGCTCAGCGCGGCCGTGCTGCTGCTCACCGTGTACTTCCTCAAGCGGCCACGGCCGGTGTACCTCATGGACTTCGCGTGCTACAGGCCCGGCGACGAGCACTCCATCTCCAAGGAGGGCTTCCTGGAGATGACCGAGAGCACGGGCTGCTTCAACGCCGAGGCGCTCGAGTTCCAGACCAAGATCACCAAGCGCTCGGGGTTCAGCGAccggacatacctcccaccggGGATCCaggcgcggccgccgcggctgtCGATGGCCGAGGCGCGCGCGGAGGCCGAGGTCGTCATGTTCGGGTGCCTCGACGCGCTGTTCGCGTCGACGGGGATCGACCCGCGCCGCGACGTGCGCGTGCTCGTCGTCAACTGCAGCCTCTTCAACCCGACGCCGTCGCTGGCGTCCATGGTGGTGCACCGGTACAAGATGCGCGAGGACATCAAGTCGTTCAACCTCGGCGGCATGGGCTGCAGCGCAGGGCTCATCGCCGTGGACCTCGCCAGGGACATGCTCCAGGCGAACCCCGGGTGCTACGCCCTGGTGGTGAGCACCGAGAACATCACGCTCAACTGGTACTTCGGCAACAACCGCTCCATGCTGCTGTCCAACTGCATCTTCCGCatgggcggcgccgccgcgctgCTCTCCAACAGCCGCGCCGACGCCGGGCGCGCCAAGTACAGGCTCCTCCACACGGTGCGCACCCACAAGGGCGCCGCGGAGGAGAGCTACGGCTGCGTGTACCAGCGCGAGGACGGCACCGGGCGCGTGGGCGTGTCGCTGGCGCGCGAGCTCAtggccgtcgccggcgacgCGCTGAAGACGAACATCACGACCCTGGGCCCGCTGGTGCTCCCGCTGTCGGAGCAGCTCAAGTTCCTCAAGTCCCTGGTGCTCCGCCGCGTGCTCCGCTCGCGCGGCGTCCGCCCGTACATCCCGGACTTCCGGCGCGCGTTCGAGCACTTCTGCGTGCACGCCGGCGGGCGCGCCGTGCTGGAGGAGGTGCAGCGCAGCCTGGGGCTCCGGGACGCCGACATGGAGCCGAGCAGGTGCACCCTGCACCGGTTCGGCAACACCAGCAGCAGCTCGCTCTGGTACGAGCTCGCCTACGCCGAGGCCAAGGGCCGCGTCCGGCGCGGGCACCGCGTGTGGCAGATTGGCTTCGGCTCCGGGTTCAAGTGTAACAGCGCCGTCTGGCGGGCGCTCCGCGATGTGGCGCCCGTGTCCGCCGACGgcaccggcggcagcagcaacTGCAACCCGTGGGTGGACAGCATTCAGAGCTACCCGCCGAAAGCATACATCTGA